One genomic segment of Arcobacter porcinus includes these proteins:
- the mnmG gene encoding tRNA uridine-5-carboxymethylaminomethyl(34) synthesis enzyme MnmG, producing the protein MQYDIIVIGAGHAGIEAALAGARLGKKTLLITMLVEQIGAASCNPAIGGLAKGHLVKEVDALGGEMGLCTDETGIQFRVLNGSKGAAVQGTRAQIDMDFYKEYMRKVCHSTPNLDIYQDEVSSLILENNEVLGVKTKLGEEFKALKTILTVGTFMRGLIHIGENKYEAGRAWELPSTTLSLQLKEMGLRVGRLKTGTPSRLDANSIDFSVMETHGGDINPTPFSFRTDKKTFNPTQYPCYVTYTNLNTHELIAANFHRAPIYTGQIEGLGPRYCPSIEDKVKRFSERERHQLFLEPQTAKCTEYYLNGMSSSLPIEIQKKMIASVKGLENARVIRYGYAIEYDYVDPTELKHTLETKKIKNLYHAGQINATTGYEEAAAQGLMASINACLAIDGKEPFILRRDEAYIGVLIDDLVTKGTHEPYRMFTSRAEYRLLLREENADIRLSKYGYEIGLLDENSYNKMLNKKKTLEDAISYMAETWVTSKKETLELLESIGEDKINDKVLLIDLIGRNTIDISKLDILVPRFKDFDDYLKEQIIVEAKYYRYIQKQQKQIEKMKKMLKLRIPENFCYKGLPGLSNEVIEKLENNQPPTLYNASLISGITPAALDIIHLNLNNINHRKS; encoded by the coding sequence ATGCAATATGATATTATTGTTATAGGTGCTGGACATGCTGGAATTGAAGCAGCATTAGCAGGTGCAAGACTTGGTAAAAAAACACTTTTAATAACAATGCTAGTAGAACAAATAGGAGCTGCTAGTTGTAATCCAGCAATTGGTGGTTTAGCAAAAGGGCATTTAGTAAAAGAAGTAGATGCTCTTGGTGGAGAGATGGGGCTTTGTACTGATGAAACAGGTATTCAATTTAGAGTTTTAAATGGTTCAAAAGGTGCAGCAGTTCAAGGAACTAGAGCTCAAATTGATATGGATTTTTATAAAGAGTATATGAGAAAAGTTTGTCATAGCACTCCAAATTTAGATATTTATCAAGATGAGGTAAGCTCTTTAATTCTTGAAAACAACGAAGTATTAGGTGTAAAAACAAAATTAGGAGAAGAGTTTAAAGCTTTAAAAACTATTCTTACTGTTGGAACTTTTATGAGAGGATTAATTCATATTGGTGAAAACAAATATGAAGCAGGAAGGGCTTGGGAATTACCATCTACAACTCTATCTTTACAGTTAAAAGAGATGGGATTAAGAGTTGGGAGATTAAAAACAGGAACTCCATCAAGACTTGATGCAAACTCTATTGATTTTTCTGTTATGGAGACTCATGGTGGAGATATAAATCCAACACCATTTTCATTTAGAACAGATAAAAAAACTTTTAATCCAACACAATATCCATGTTATGTGACTTATACAAATTTAAATACACATGAACTAATAGCCGCAAACTTCCATAGAGCACCAATTTATACAGGTCAAATTGAAGGTTTAGGTCCAAGATATTGTCCAAGTATTGAAGATAAGGTAAAAAGATTTAGTGAAAGAGAAAGACATCAGCTGTTTTTAGAACCACAAACTGCAAAATGCACAGAATACTACTTAAATGGAATGTCAAGCTCTCTTCCAATTGAGATACAAAAGAAGATGATAGCAAGTGTAAAAGGTCTTGAAAATGCAAGAGTTATAAGATATGGATATGCTATTGAGTATGATTATGTAGATCCAACAGAACTAAAACATACTTTAGAAACAAAAAAGATAAAAAATCTTTATCATGCAGGACAGATAAATGCAACAACAGGATATGAAGAAGCAGCTGCTCAAGGATTGATGGCTAGTATAAATGCTTGTTTGGCAATAGATGGAAAAGAGCCATTTATTCTTAGAAGAGATGAAGCATATATTGGAGTTTTGATTGATGATTTAGTTACAAAAGGAACACATGAACCATATAGAATGTTTACAAGTAGAGCTGAATATAGGCTTCTTTTAAGAGAAGAAAATGCAGATATAAGACTTTCAAAATATGGATATGAGATTGGATTATTGGATGAAAATTCATACAATAAAATGCTTAATAAGAAAAAAACTCTTGAAGATGCAATTTCTTATATGGCAGAAACTTGGGTAACTTCTAAAAAAGAGACTTTGGAGCTTCTTGAAAGTATTGGAGAAGATAAGATAAATGACAAAGTTCTTTTAATTGATTTAATAGGAAGAAATACAATAGATATCTCAAAATTAGATATTTTAGTACCAAGATTTAAAGATTTTGATGATTATTTAAAAGAGCAAATAATAGTTGAAGCAAAATATTATAGATATATTCAAAAACAGCAAAAACAGATAGAAAAAATGAAGAAAATGCTTAAGCTTAGAATACCTGAGAACTTTTGTTATAAAGGACTTCCAGGGCTTTCAAATGAAGTTATAGAGAAGCTTGAAAACAATCAGCCACCAACTTTATATAATGCAAGTTTAATATCGGGAATTACACCTGCTGCTTTAGATATTATACATTTAAATTTGAATAATATAAATCACAGAAAATCTTAA
- a CDS encoding AMIN domain-containing protein, with translation MKKLLKTTLLFALVLSLEARENPFSNYKDDAELKSAVEAMQEDMYIKKMQEEINSKTSQKEEVKPTPQKPVEKTYTKKELDAIIKKSNQANEQKTKEIIKKELENVKKEPEQVVFVKPRADIGSEDEVSKEEIKTFSIDRTVLPFLKIAIDENKFIIKTDYKILKKFALDKDNKLIFDFKAKTNFSTVRESFMDTNYKSLVVGNHKEAGFFRLSLELSDSVSKYETDIKEGIITITKK, from the coding sequence ATGAAAAAATTACTAAAAACTACATTGTTATTTGCACTAGTTTTATCACTAGAAGCAAGAGAAAATCCTTTCTCAAATTACAAAGATGATGCAGAGCTTAAATCAGCAGTTGAAGCTATGCAAGAAGATATGTATATCAAAAAAATGCAAGAAGAGATAAATAGTAAAACTTCTCAAAAAGAAGAAGTAAAACCTACTCCTCAAAAGCCAGTTGAAAAAACATATACAAAAAAAGAGCTTGATGCAATAATCAAAAAATCAAATCAAGCAAATGAGCAAAAGACAAAAGAGATTATTAAAAAAGAGCTTGAAAATGTAAAAAAAGAGCCAGAGCAAGTAGTTTTTGTAAAACCTAGAGCTGATATAGGAAGTGAAGATGAAGTTTCTAAAGAAGAGATAAAAACTTTTAGTATTGATAGAACTGTTCTTCCATTTCTAAAAATTGCAATAGATGAAAATAAATTTATAATAAAAACAGATTATAAAATTTTAAAGAAATTTGCTCTTGATAAAGATAATAAACTTATCTTTGATTTCAAAGCAAAAACAAATTTTTCTACTGTTAGAGAATCTTTTATGGATACAAATTACAAAAGTCTTGTAGTAGGAAATCATAAAGAAGCAGGTTTTTTCAGACTTTCTCTTGAGTTAAGTGATAGTGTTTCAAAATATGAAACTGATATAAAAGAAGGTATTATTACTATTACTAAAAAATAG
- a CDS encoding FtsB family cell division protein: protein MNIKSEKARFTIVAIVSGIFTIFLAYHFAILLFGANSFIAYDSLKNKKVYLESEILRLQKENARLQKEYFELKNLEPEE, encoded by the coding sequence ATGAACATAAAAAGTGAAAAAGCAAGATTTACTATTGTTGCGATAGTTTCAGGTATTTTTACAATATTTCTTGCTTATCACTTTGCAATTTTACTTTTTGGAGCTAACTCTTTTATTGCTTATGATTCATTAAAGAATAAAAAAGTATACTTAGAGAGTGAAATTTTAAGACTACAAAAAGAGAATGCTAGATTACAAAAAGAGTATTTCGAACTTAAAAACTTGGAGCCAGAAGAATGA
- a CDS encoding metallophosphoesterase family protein: MKIGIISDSHQKLDYLKSCIDFLKSEGCEYLIHAGDICQKEALEILENSTLKYIAVFGNNDNQLLSYSNDFNIKKEPYYFKIKNKTFKLMHLPFYLNPDANIVIFGHTHQFSCEYKNKTLFLNPGEVCAREKDFIECVKLEIKENEYIINRYFKRIEENNFNKEEIKYEQ; the protein is encoded by the coding sequence ATGAAAATAGGCATTATCTCAGATAGTCATCAGAAATTAGATTATTTAAAGTCTTGCATAGATTTTTTAAAATCTGAAGGATGTGAATATTTAATCCATGCAGGAGATATTTGCCAAAAAGAAGCTTTGGAAATATTAGAGAACTCTACTTTAAAATACATAGCAGTTTTTGGAAATAACGATAATCAACTTTTGAGCTACTCAAATGATTTTAATATAAAAAAAGAGCCATATTATTTCAAAATAAAAAATAAAACCTTTAAACTTATGCATCTTCCTTTTTATTTAAATCCTGATGCAAATATCGTAATATTCGGTCATACTCATCAGTTTTCTTGTGAATATAAAAACAAAACACTTTTTCTAAATCCTGGAGAAGTTTGTGCAAGAGAGAAAGATTTTATTGAATGTGTAAAACTAGAAATTAAAGAAAATGAGTATATAATCAATCGCTATTTTAAAAGAATTGAAGAAAATAATTTTAATAAGGAAGAGATTAAATATGAACAATAA
- the mgtE gene encoding magnesium transporter: MNKKELISSIHNVIENRSKKEIVKILHNTYPVDLKEAFEEMKPQEVFNFISLMPLKNSSELFGYLDEQMQLTILDFMDRTMIKELFEKMPSDERADLFNIMSETLQDRILPILTKAEQEDIIKLSSYEENVIGSIMTSNYATLKANMNALESISYLRKIAGDIESIYETFVINENRELVGSVSLKSLIMAEPDSLIEDFMRKNPISLKASDPVEFCVKVIQDYDLLIAPVVDENNILVGIITYDDVIDVAIEEAEEDFQKMSGTSVEVSKHGNTGVLTSIKDAAISTLYKKRIYWLVILVFGNIFSSAGIAYFEDTISAYIALVFFLPLLIGSGGNAGSQSATLTVRALATGDINLKDWAGMLGKELMIATLLGLTMAFAVSFVGIFRGGYEIALVVSLSMIFIVMFGSIVGMSLPFLLSKFKLDPASASSPLITSITDAVGVLIFFSIATSILDIPA, translated from the coding sequence ATGAATAAAAAAGAGTTAATTTCTAGCATTCACAATGTTATAGAAAATAGAAGTAAAAAAGAGATTGTAAAAATCTTACACAATACATATCCAGTAGATTTAAAAGAAGCTTTTGAAGAGATGAAGCCTCAAGAAGTATTCAATTTCATATCATTAATGCCACTTAAAAATAGTTCAGAGCTATTTGGATATTTAGATGAGCAAATGCAATTAACTATCCTTGATTTTATGGATAGAACAATGATAAAAGAGCTTTTTGAAAAGATGCCAAGCGATGAAAGAGCTGACTTATTTAACATAATGTCAGAAACATTACAAGATAGAATTTTACCTATTTTGACTAAGGCAGAGCAAGAAGACATAATAAAATTATCATCATACGAAGAGAATGTAATTGGTTCAATTATGACATCAAATTATGCTACTTTGAAAGCTAATATGAATGCATTGGAATCAATCTCATATCTAAGAAAGATTGCTGGAGATATAGAGTCTATTTATGAAACATTTGTTATAAATGAAAATAGAGAGTTGGTAGGAAGTGTGTCTTTAAAGTCTTTAATTATGGCAGAGCCAGATAGTTTAATAGAAGATTTTATGAGAAAGAATCCTATCTCTTTAAAAGCTAGTGATCCAGTAGAATTTTGTGTTAAAGTAATTCAAGATTATGATTTACTTATTGCTCCTGTTGTAGATGAGAATAATATTCTTGTGGGAATAATCACTTATGATGACGTTATAGATGTTGCAATAGAAGAAGCTGAAGAAGATTTCCAAAAAATGAGTGGTACAAGTGTTGAAGTAAGTAAACATGGAAATACAGGTGTTTTAACAAGTATAAAAGATGCAGCAATTTCAACACTATATAAAAAAAGAATATATTGGCTTGTGATTTTAGTATTTGGAAATATTTTCTCAAGTGCAGGAATAGCATATTTTGAAGATACAATTTCAGCATATATTGCACTTGTATTTTTCTTACCATTACTTATTGGAAGTGGAGGAAATGCAGGATCTCAATCTGCTACATTAACTGTTAGGGCTTTGGCAACAGGAGATATAAATTTAAAAGATTGGGCTGGTATGCTAGGAAAAGAGTTGATGATTGCAACTTTGCTTGGATTAACTATGGCTTTTGCTGTATCTTTTGTGGGGATTTTTAGAGGTGGATATGAGATAGCTTTAGTAGTATCTTTGTCAATGATTTTTATAGTTATGTTTGGAAGTATTGTTGGAATGTCTTTACCATTTTTATTAAGTAAATTTAAACTAGACCCAGCATCAGCTAGTTCGCCACTTATTACTTCAATAACAGATGCTGTTGGGGTATTGATATTTTTCTCAATAGCAACTTCTATATTAGATATTCCAGCTTAA
- the ribE gene encoding riboflavin synthase: MFTGLIREMAKVVSFSNNILTLKANYSPKIGDSIAVNGACLTVIKISNDTFSVELSPESTSLLALENYKNFVHIEPAMQMGDRFEGHIVQGHVDCIGIIEKIETKGNSTDFYIKVPNEFIKYMINKGSVAIDGISLTINEVFKDSFRLTIIPHTINNTLFKNYKINSRVNIETDMFARYIFNMFKKNDKDNLTWENVDRIMANY, from the coding sequence GTGTTTACAGGACTTATAAGAGAGATGGCAAAAGTTGTTAGTTTCTCAAACAATATTTTAACCCTAAAAGCAAATTATTCTCCAAAAATCGGCGATTCTATTGCAGTAAATGGAGCTTGTTTAACTGTAATAAAAATTTCAAATGATACTTTTAGTGTTGAGTTATCTCCTGAAAGTACAAGCTTACTTGCTTTGGAAAACTATAAAAACTTTGTACATATAGAACCAGCTATGCAAATGGGTGATAGATTTGAAGGACATATTGTTCAAGGACATGTTGATTGTATTGGAATTATTGAAAAGATAGAAACAAAAGGTAACTCAACAGATTTTTATATAAAAGTTCCAAATGAGTTTATAAAATATATGATAAACAAAGGAAGTGTTGCAATTGATGGAATATCTTTAACTATAAATGAAGTGTTTAAAGACTCTTTTAGGCTTACAATTATTCCTCACACTATAAATAATACTCTTTTTAAAAACTATAAAATAAACTCAAGAGTAAATATAGAAACTGATATGTTTGCTAGATATATTTTTAATATGTTTAAGAAAAATGATAAAGATAATTTAACTTGGGAGAATGTAGATAGAATAATGGCTAATTACTAG
- a CDS encoding biotin synthase: MNNNEEIFLCAICNVESGTCNEDCKFCTQSVRYKADIQRYKLKSIEQIVKEATVARANGAVGFCLVTAGAGLTDKKTKFVAEAAKAVKAANLGLRVIACNGIATVDQLKELKAAGVDNYNHNLETSRDFYKTICTTHTWDDRYQTCLNVKEAGLKLVCGGIFGMGETQEDRVSMLEAINSLDPMNVPLNFFHPNEALPIVENTINIEQAFDLITLARKMIPNAHKIMVAGGRELMFGDRQYEIFDRGANAFVIGDYLTTTGKTPKDDVEALEKLGFKIAKHMHLMPDEK; the protein is encoded by the coding sequence ATGAACAATAATGAAGAGATTTTTTTATGTGCAATTTGCAATGTTGAAAGTGGTACTTGCAACGAAGATTGTAAATTCTGTACTCAAAGTGTAAGATACAAAGCTGATATTCAAAGATATAAACTAAAAAGTATTGAACAAATCGTAAAGGAAGCAACAGTTGCAAGAGCAAATGGAGCAGTTGGTTTTTGTTTAGTTACTGCTGGTGCTGGACTTACAGATAAAAAAACAAAATTTGTAGCAGAAGCTGCAAAAGCAGTAAAAGCTGCAAATTTAGGGCTTAGAGTAATTGCATGTAATGGAATTGCAACAGTTGATCAACTAAAGGAACTAAAAGCTGCTGGAGTTGATAACTATAATCATAACTTAGAAACATCAAGAGATTTTTATAAAACTATTTGTACAACTCACACTTGGGATGATAGATATCAAACTTGTTTAAATGTTAAAGAAGCTGGTTTAAAACTTGTTTGTGGTGGAATTTTTGGAATGGGTGAAACTCAAGAAGATAGAGTTTCTATGCTTGAAGCTATAAATTCACTTGACCCTATGAATGTACCTTTAAACTTTTTTCATCCAAATGAAGCTCTACCAATAGTTGAAAATACAATCAATATTGAACAAGCTTTTGATTTGATAACTTTAGCTAGAAAGATGATTCCAAATGCACACAAAATAATGGTTGCAGGTGGAAGAGAACTTATGTTTGGAGATAGACAATATGAGATTTTTGATCGTGGTGCAAATGCATTTGTAATTGGCGATTATCTTACAACTACTGGAAAAACTCCAAAAGATGATGTGGAAGCTCTTGAAAAACTAGGTTTTAAAATAGCTAAACATATGCACTTAATGCCTGACGAAAAATAA
- the eno gene encoding phosphopyruvate hydratase has product MVFIDNIYADEVMDSRGNPTVRATVILSDGSKASAIVPSGASTGKREALELRDGDSRYLGKGVLKAVENVNSKIADELIGQSPFNQAEVDAIMKEIDGTNNYSNLGANAVLGVSMAVARAAAISLNMPLYRYLGGANAMTMPVPMFNIINGGEHANNSVDFQEFMIMPTGIENFNEGLRAVAEIYQHLKKIIDAMGESTAVGDEGGFAPNLKSNEEPIQVIMTAIEKAGYKAGEQISIALDVAASELINDAGKYVLKSENRELTSAELVAYYENLYSKYPIVSIEDGLSEDDWDGWKILTEKLGNKVQLVGDDLFVTNASILAEGINKGIANSILIKPNQIGSVSETMQTIRLAQRNNYNCVMSHRSGESEDAFIADFAVALNCGQIKTGSTARSDRIAKYNRLLEIGAEIGYSEYLGKEPFSKR; this is encoded by the coding sequence GTGGTATTTATAGATAATATATATGCTGATGAAGTAATGGATTCAAGAGGAAATCCTACTGTAAGAGCAACAGTAATTCTAAGCGATGGTTCAAAAGCTAGTGCAATCGTTCCAAGTGGAGCAAGTACAGGTAAAAGAGAAGCATTGGAGCTAAGAGATGGAGATAGTAGATATTTAGGAAAAGGTGTTTTAAAAGCAGTTGAAAATGTAAATTCAAAAATTGCCGATGAACTAATTGGACAAAGCCCATTTAATCAAGCAGAAGTTGATGCAATAATGAAAGAAATTGATGGAACAAACAACTACTCAAACCTAGGAGCAAATGCTGTTTTAGGTGTTTCTATGGCAGTAGCACGAGCGGCTGCAATTTCGTTAAATATGCCACTTTATAGATATCTTGGTGGTGCAAACGCTATGACTATGCCTGTTCCAATGTTTAATATTATAAATGGCGGAGAGCATGCGAATAACTCTGTTGATTTTCAAGAGTTTATGATTATGCCAACAGGAATTGAGAATTTCAATGAGGGTTTAAGAGCTGTTGCTGAAATTTATCAACACCTTAAAAAAATTATAGATGCAATGGGAGAAAGTACTGCTGTTGGTGATGAAGGTGGATTTGCACCAAATTTAAAATCAAATGAAGAGCCAATTCAAGTTATTATGACTGCAATTGAAAAAGCTGGTTATAAAGCTGGTGAACAAATCTCTATTGCACTTGATGTAGCTGCAAGTGAACTTATAAATGATGCTGGGAAATATGTATTAAAAAGTGAAAATAGAGAATTAACAAGTGCTGAACTTGTAGCATACTATGAAAATCTTTATTCAAAATATCCAATCGTTTCAATAGAAGATGGATTAAGTGAAGATGACTGGGATGGATGGAAAATTCTAACTGAAAAACTTGGAAATAAAGTTCAATTAGTTGGAGATGATTTATTTGTAACAAATGCTTCAATTTTAGCAGAAGGTATAAATAAAGGAATTGCAAACTCAATTTTAATTAAACCAAATCAAATTGGAAGTGTAAGTGAAACTATGCAAACAATTAGACTTGCTCAAAGAAATAATTACAATTGTGTAATGAGTCACAGAAGTGGAGAGAGTGAAGATGCATTTATCGCTGATTTTGCTGTTGCTCTTAATTGTGGACAAATCAAAACAGGAAGTACTGCAAGAAGTGATAGAATCGCAAAATACAACAGACTTCTTGAGATTGGTGCTGAAATAGGATATTCTGAATATTTAGGGAAAGAACCTTTTTCTAAAAGATAA
- the topA gene encoding type I DNA topoisomerase, giving the protein MKNLVIVESPAKAKTISKFLGSDYTVMASMGHVRDLPKSTLGFDPEDNFKPSYQVSTDKRKVIADLKKNITKDTTIYLAADEDREGEAIAWHLIPALKIEKNPIKRIVFHEITKDAILKALANPRDVDQNLVDAQQARRILDRAVGYELSPLLWKKVRYGLSAGRVQSVAVRIIVERENEIRAFIPEEFWKIKADFINPELQSELAKKNGKNIKVQNEKEAKEIEASLNNGNFTLVDIEEKDSTRNPAAPFTTSTLQQEASRKIGLSVAQTMMIAQQLYEGNTANIPNHTGGLITYMRTDSLNLSTLATSAAKKVIEEEYGKDYSLAKPRVFKSKAKGAQEAHEAIRPVDMSLKPSDVKAYLDSAQYRLYSLIWKRTIATQMAVAKIANTTYKIEAGSKKEFEFQTKGQRIIFAGFMKAYTEGSDNPEEVLESSEKILPEIKVGTILNLENLSSEQHFTKPPARYTEASLVKKLESEGIGRPSTYAPTISTIQAREYVSKTEDKKLIPTPTGEIVNSFLTDHFSNIVDLGFTARIEEEFDDIADGKKAWVDVIKSFYGNFKETIQDKEENINKSDYLQVRELGTDPKSGKPVSARVGRFGPFIQIGTKDDEEKPKFVAIPKELNMDTITFEEAMFLFTLPRVVGVDDSGNEIKANIGRFGPYLQVKSTYYSLKTDDPYKIEEKRAKEIISEIDEAKKKALIQDFPKEKIQILNGQYGPYIKQGRKNFKIPKTKDASNLTLEECLEIIEKDSKTKKAPAKKTTTKKTSATKTSTKKEKKE; this is encoded by the coding sequence GTGAAAAATTTAGTAATAGTCGAGTCTCCAGCAAAAGCAAAAACAATATCAAAATTCTTAGGTAGTGATTATACAGTTATGGCATCTATGGGTCATGTAAGAGATTTACCAAAATCAACTTTAGGTTTTGATCCAGAAGATAATTTCAAACCAAGCTATCAAGTGTCAACCGACAAAAGAAAAGTTATTGCTGATTTAAAAAAGAATATTACAAAAGATACTACAATTTACCTAGCGGCCGATGAGGATAGAGAGGGGGAAGCTATTGCTTGGCACTTAATTCCAGCTCTGAAAATTGAGAAAAATCCAATAAAAAGAATAGTTTTTCACGAAATTACAAAAGATGCAATTTTGAAGGCATTAGCAAATCCAAGAGATGTTGATCAAAATCTTGTAGATGCTCAACAAGCAAGAAGAATTCTTGATAGAGCAGTTGGATATGAATTATCTCCTTTATTATGGAAAAAAGTAAGATATGGACTAAGTGCAGGTCGTGTTCAAAGTGTTGCAGTTAGAATTATTGTAGAAAGGGAGAATGAAATAAGAGCTTTTATTCCTGAAGAGTTTTGGAAAATTAAAGCAGATTTCATAAATCCTGAACTTCAAAGTGAACTTGCAAAGAAAAATGGTAAAAACATTAAAGTACAAAATGAAAAAGAGGCAAAAGAGATTGAAGCTTCTTTAAATAATGGAAATTTTACTTTAGTTGATATTGAAGAAAAAGATAGCACAAGAAATCCTGCTGCTCCATTTACAACTTCAACTTTACAACAAGAGGCTTCAAGAAAAATAGGCTTAAGTGTTGCACAAACTATGATGATAGCTCAACAACTTTATGAAGGAAACACTGCAAATATTCCAAATCATACAGGTGGTTTGATAACTTATATGAGAACAGACTCTTTAAACCTTTCAACACTTGCTACAAGTGCTGCTAAAAAAGTTATTGAAGAAGAGTATGGGAAAGATTACTCTTTAGCAAAACCTAGAGTTTTTAAGTCAAAAGCAAAAGGAGCACAAGAAGCTCACGAAGCGATAAGACCTGTTGATATGAGTTTAAAACCATCAGATGTAAAAGCCTATTTAGATTCAGCTCAATATAGACTTTATAGTTTAATTTGGAAAAGAACAATAGCAACTCAAATGGCAGTTGCAAAAATAGCAAATACTACTTATAAAATAGAAGCTGGTTCTAAAAAAGAGTTTGAATTTCAAACAAAAGGTCAAAGAATTATATTTGCTGGATTTATGAAAGCATATACTGAAGGTAGCGATAATCCTGAAGAAGTTCTTGAAAGTAGCGAAAAAATATTACCAGAAATAAAAGTTGGTACTATTTTAAATCTTGAAAATCTTTCAAGTGAACAGCATTTCACAAAACCACCAGCAAGATATACAGAAGCATCTTTGGTAAAAAAACTTGAAAGTGAAGGAATTGGAAGACCATCAACTTATGCTCCAACAATTTCAACAATTCAAGCAAGAGAATATGTAAGTAAAACTGAAGATAAAAAACTAATCCCAACTCCAACAGGAGAGATTGTAAATAGTTTTTTAACTGATCATTTCTCAAATATTGTTGATTTAGGATTTACTGCAAGAATTGAAGAAGAATTTGATGATATTGCTGATGGTAAAAAAGCTTGGGTTGATGTAATAAAAAGCTTTTATGGTAACTTTAAAGAGACAATTCAAGATAAAGAAGAGAATATTAATAAATCTGATTATCTTCAAGTAAGAGAGCTAGGAACTGATCCAAAAAGTGGAAAACCTGTAAGCGCAAGAGTTGGAAGATTTGGTCCATTTATACAAATTGGTACAAAAGATGATGAAGAAAAACCAAAATTTGTAGCTATTCCAAAAGAGTTGAATATGGATACTATAACTTTTGAGGAAGCTATGTTTTTATTTACACTTCCAAGAGTAGTTGGAGTTGATGATAGTGGAAATGAGATAAAAGCAAATATTGGAAGATTTGGTCCTTATTTACAAGTAAAATCTACTTATTACTCATTAAAAACTGATGATCCTTATAAAATTGAAGAAAAAAGAGCAAAAGAGATTATAAGTGAAATAGATGAAGCTAAGAAAAAAGCACTAATCCAAGATTTTCCAAAAGAAAAAATCCAAATTTTAAATGGTCAATATGGACCATACATAAAGCAAGGTAGAAAGAATTTCAAAATACCAAAGACAAAAGATGCTTCAAATCTTACTTTAGAAGAGTGCTTAGAAATTATTGAGAAAGATTCAAAAACAAAAAAAGCTCCTGCTAAAAAAACAACAACTAAGAAAACTAGTGCAACAAAAACAAGTACCAAAAAAGAAAAAAAAGAGTAA
- the mreC gene encoding rod shape-determining protein MreC, translating to MKRFLFLSLFIFAGLLYLFEIDEYISKQFRFFAEIKKSYLNSYIELSQKVKDHFSHEELIKKLQEENLRLKEYKILYESTTSKIDSLREFLINVELPSINAKIDIVRVLSYVKFDDFTTVWIDKKLDDEIVGLISENYAAGIALNKQGKSVGLLNGNKDCSYAVFVGNDRNSGIVMSNDSDERLLSVKFIPIWAKVNLGDEVITSGLDNIFYEGVRVGKVVDIKEYPDMKVAYIEPYAKPLTKRYFYTYQTINE from the coding sequence ATGAAAAGATTTCTTTTTTTATCTCTATTTATCTTTGCAGGATTATTATACTTATTTGAAATAGATGAATATATTTCAAAACAGTTTAGATTTTTTGCAGAGATAAAAAAATCTTATTTAAATAGTTATATAGAATTATCACAAAAAGTAAAAGATCATTTTTCTCATGAAGAGCTTATAAAGAAGTTACAAGAAGAGAATTTACGGTTAAAAGAGTACAAAATCCTATATGAATCTACAACTTCAAAAATAGACTCTTTGAGAGAATTTTTGATAAATGTAGAACTTCCTAGTATAAATGCAAAAATTGATATAGTAAGAGTTTTATCATATGTAAAATTTGATGATTTTACAACAGTTTGGATAGATAAAAAATTGGATGATGAAATTGTAGGACTTATATCAGAAAATTATGCTGCTGGAATTGCTTTAAATAAGCAAGGTAAAAGCGTAGGATTATTAAATGGAAACAAAGATTGTTCTTATGCTGTTTTTGTAGGAAATGATAGAAATTCTGGAATTGTGATGTCAAATGATAGTGATGAAAGATTATTATCTGTTAAATTTATACCTATTTGGGCAAAAGTAAACTTAGGAGATGAAGTTATAACTTCAGGTCTTGATAATATCTTTTATGAAGGTGTAAGAGTAGGAAAAGTTGTTGATATAAAAGAGTATCCAGATATGAAAGTGGCATATATTGAACCTTATGCAAAACCACTTACAAAAAGATATTTCTATACATATCAAACTATAAATGAGTAA